One window of Phycisphaeraceae bacterium genomic DNA carries:
- a CDS encoding DUF393 domain-containing protein produces the protein MHDSGPILFYDGDCGLCNRSVRWVIRRDRSGSIRYAPLQGETYRDLELPGKPQDLSSMVYLDRGVLSTRSDATVRVLGTLGGGWAVVGGTLRLIPRPIRDWAYLWFAKRRHRFTPGACPMPDPTLLSRTLP, from the coding sequence ATGCACGATTCGGGTCCGATCCTGTTCTACGACGGCGACTGCGGGCTCTGTAACCGCTCGGTTCGCTGGGTCATCCGCCGCGACCGGAGCGGGAGCATCCGCTACGCGCCGCTGCAGGGTGAGACATATCGAGACCTCGAACTTCCCGGGAAGCCCCAAGACCTCTCATCGATGGTGTACCTCGATCGCGGGGTGCTTTCCACGCGAAGCGATGCCACAGTGCGTGTGTTGGGCACGCTCGGGGGTGGGTGGGCTGTGGTTGGCGGGACTCTCCGGTTGATCCCGCGCCCGATCAGGGATTGGGCCTACCTCTGGTTTGCCAAGCGTCGCCACAGGTTTACGCCCGGGGCTTGCCCGATGCCGGATCCGACACTCCTCAGCCGCACACTGCCCTGA